From the genome of Mycobacterium dioxanotrophicus, one region includes:
- a CDS encoding ATP-grasp domain-containing protein codes for MIVFYGYPDDRPLERAIDAAADLGLDYLVIDQRHAAHSDMCLEVRDGDVRGRLVVSGSSIRIDEIEAVYARPLTTPMRGDQRDHERARVFDDVFIEWLDVADCLVVSRPAAMHSNASKPFQAQEIAACGFAVPDTLVSTDPDHVREFWARHGSVVFKSISGIRSIVRPLDEQRAAGLDRVRDLPTQFQELVEGVDVRVHVVGQRVFATEISSPVVDYRYAHRDGADAVLRPVDLPPDVAARCVALSARLDLPFAGIDLRRRPDGEYVCFEVNPMPGYSYFEAEAGQPISTALVEFLAGKAA; via the coding sequence ATGATCGTCTTCTACGGGTATCCCGACGACCGGCCATTGGAGCGTGCCATCGACGCGGCCGCCGATCTCGGGCTCGACTATCTGGTGATCGACCAGCGGCACGCCGCGCACAGCGACATGTGCCTCGAGGTCCGCGACGGCGACGTGCGGGGGCGACTGGTGGTGAGCGGCAGCAGTATTCGCATCGATGAGATCGAGGCCGTCTACGCCAGGCCGCTGACCACACCGATGCGCGGCGATCAGCGCGACCACGAACGGGCCCGCGTCTTTGACGACGTGTTCATCGAATGGCTCGACGTCGCCGACTGCCTGGTCGTCAGCCGACCGGCGGCCATGCATTCGAACGCGTCAAAACCATTCCAGGCCCAGGAGATTGCCGCCTGTGGATTCGCGGTGCCCGACACCTTGGTGAGCACCGACCCCGACCACGTCCGCGAGTTCTGGGCTCGGCACGGCAGTGTGGTGTTCAAGTCGATCAGCGGCATCCGGTCGATCGTGCGGCCACTCGACGAGCAGCGTGCCGCCGGGTTGGACCGGGTGCGCGATCTGCCGACCCAGTTCCAGGAACTGGTCGAGGGCGTCGACGTGCGGGTCCATGTCGTCGGGCAGCGGGTCTTCGCCACCGAGATCAGCAGCCCGGTGGTCGACTACCGCTACGCGCACCGCGACGGTGCCGATGCGGTGCTCAGGCCCGTCGACCTACCGCCGGACGTCGCGGCCCGGTGCGTCGCGCTCAGCGCACGACTGGACCTGCCGTTCGCCGGGATCGACCTGCGCCGGCGCCCCGACGGAGAGTATGTGTGCTTCGAGGTCAATCCCATGCCCGGATACAGCTATTTTGAAGCCGAGGCAGGTCAACCCATCAGCACCGCGCTGGTCGAGTTCCTCGCCGGGAAGGCCGCGTGA
- a CDS encoding threonine aldolase family protein, whose product MAISSIHDVQWRGFASDNYAGVHPEVLAAIAAANGGHQVAYGGDRYTARLQEVIREQFGERAEAFPVFNGTGANVVALTSLLPRWGAVVTATTAHINTDEAGAPERMTGIKLLAVPTPDGKLTPELVAREAWGWGDEHRAQPLAVSITQSTELGTVYTPAEVRAIADFAHEHGMAVHMDGSRLWNAAAALGVPFREFTVDAGVDIVSLGGTKNGLLGAEAVVVLAATPDAGLVYLRKLTMQLASKMRFASAQLLALFDDDLGLRSAAHANAMAARLRSALEAGVADGALPGLAFTQPSQANAIFATLPTAVADRIHERVRFYDWDRARGEVRWMAAWDTTEADVDRFVAIIGEEFGRGQS is encoded by the coding sequence GTGGCGATCTCTTCAATCCATGACGTGCAGTGGCGTGGCTTTGCCAGCGACAACTATGCCGGAGTGCACCCGGAGGTTCTCGCGGCGATCGCCGCGGCGAACGGTGGTCACCAGGTGGCCTACGGAGGCGATCGATACACGGCCCGGCTGCAGGAGGTCATTCGCGAGCAGTTCGGTGAGCGCGCCGAGGCGTTTCCGGTTTTCAACGGCACCGGCGCCAACGTCGTCGCGCTCACCAGCCTGCTCCCACGGTGGGGTGCGGTGGTAACCGCGACCACGGCACACATCAACACCGATGAGGCAGGCGCCCCCGAGCGCATGACCGGCATCAAACTCCTCGCCGTGCCGACTCCGGACGGCAAGCTGACGCCGGAGTTGGTGGCTCGCGAGGCGTGGGGGTGGGGCGATGAGCATCGGGCTCAGCCGCTGGCTGTCAGCATCACCCAGAGCACCGAGCTGGGCACCGTCTACACGCCCGCAGAGGTACGCGCGATCGCGGACTTCGCCCACGAGCACGGCATGGCGGTGCACATGGACGGCTCGCGGCTCTGGAACGCCGCGGCGGCCCTCGGGGTGCCGTTTCGGGAGTTCACCGTCGATGCCGGGGTCGACATCGTGAGCCTCGGCGGCACCAAGAACGGTCTGCTCGGGGCGGAGGCGGTCGTCGTGCTGGCCGCCACCCCCGACGCGGGCCTCGTCTACCTGAGGAAGCTGACGATGCAACTGGCGAGCAAGATGCGCTTCGCGTCTGCACAGCTGCTCGCTCTGTTCGACGACGATCTGGGCTTGCGCAGCGCCGCGCACGCCAACGCCATGGCGGCCCGGCTGCGGTCGGCGCTGGAGGCGGGCGTCGCAGACGGGGCGCTTCCCGGGTTGGCGTTCACCCAACCCAGCCAAGCGAATGCGATCTTCGCGACGCTACCGACCGCCGTCGCGGACCGGATCCACGAACGTGTGCGGTTCTACGATTGGGACCGCGCCCGTGGCGAGGTGCGCTGGATGGCGGCGTGGGACACCACCGAAGCCGACGTCGACCGGTTCGTCGCCATCATCGGCGAGGAGTTCGGCCGCGGGCAGAGTTAG
- the car gene encoding carboxylic acid reductase translates to MTDDARQQRLVQRIQQLHATDPQFRAAAPDPDVSLRIQDPELRLWQAIDACLTGYADRPALGLRSREVVRDPATGRTTTSLLAGFDTITYGRLRDNVVALTNTWHASGFKPGDFIAVLGFTSIGYTVIQLACARLGAVFVPLQTSSSARQLAPIIAETTPRIFAASVESLDTAVELIIEAPSVQRLVVFDYSEADDDQREHVEAATARLAAAGRAVEVVPLVADMDAGRSMAEAAPFLPAPGENPLATLVYTSGSTGAPKGAMYTTDLMTRLWQRPRSPSLDIGIEIPAIHLQYMPLSHVYGMAWLISTLTSGGIGYFAAKSDMSTLFDDITLVRPTALNLVPRVCDMFFRRYRKELDQRTAAEPTAADLEETVKAELREDFLGGRVISAMCGSAPLSKDMHAFVESLLDTAVSDGYGSTENGGGIMRNGVVQRPPVTEYKLVDVPELGYATTDKPHPRGELYLKTTTLIPGYYKHPELSADIFDADGFYKTGDVMAEIGPDHLVYLDRRNNVIKLSQGEFVAVSNLEASYSTSPYIRQIYIYGSSDQPFLLAVIVPNADGVGAGDARSLITNSLQHIAAENHLNPYEIPRDFLLEPEPFTRDNGLLSGVGKLLRPALKRHYQDRLDAIYAEITAGQDNQLDALRAASRHQPTIETVRGAAAATLGLETGGLDLPADAKFIDLGGDSLSAFSFATLLEGIFSIDVPVQTIVSPTATLTTTAEYVDGERQSASTRPTFASVHGRDAEVAKATDLTLDKFIDAATLAAAPTLPAPSATVNTVLMTGANGYLGRFLCLDWLERLAPTGGRLICLARGADPIAARQRIEAAIDSGDETLSKRFRELADKHLEVLVGDVGAANLGVDTATWKRLADSVDLIVHSAALVNHVLPYSQLFGPNAVGTAEIIKLAITDRLKGVNYISTVAVTALPDGTYVGEDVDVRAASPARSLGAAYAGGYATSKWAGEVLLREANDLCGLPVTVFRSDMILAHSTYSGQVNVTDMFTRLIFSIVATGLAPKSFYTLDAAGNRQRAHYDGLPADFTSAAITALGAASTTGYHTYNVLNTHDDGISLDEFVDWLIAQGLPIERIDDYDEWRERFEEAMKALPEDQRKNSVLPLMSAYAHPAPPTGGVAMPAEKFRAAVQSAGIGAGRDVPHLSEELIAKYIADLRQLGLLHDAG, encoded by the coding sequence ATGACCGACGACGCCCGACAGCAACGACTCGTCCAGCGCATCCAACAGTTGCACGCGACAGACCCCCAGTTCCGGGCCGCCGCCCCGGATCCCGATGTCAGCCTCCGCATCCAGGATCCGGAGCTGCGACTGTGGCAGGCGATCGACGCGTGCCTGACCGGCTACGCCGACCGCCCCGCACTCGGCCTGCGATCCCGTGAGGTGGTCCGCGACCCGGCCACCGGGCGCACCACCACCAGCCTGCTGGCCGGCTTCGACACCATCACCTACGGGCGCCTGCGGGACAACGTCGTGGCACTGACCAACACCTGGCACGCCAGTGGGTTCAAGCCCGGCGACTTCATCGCGGTGCTCGGTTTCACAAGCATCGGCTACACCGTGATCCAGCTGGCCTGTGCCCGCCTCGGGGCCGTTTTCGTTCCCCTGCAGACGAGTTCATCAGCACGGCAGCTCGCACCGATCATCGCCGAGACCACACCGCGGATCTTCGCCGCGAGCGTGGAGTCCCTCGACACCGCCGTCGAGTTGATCATCGAGGCCCCGTCGGTGCAGCGTTTGGTGGTCTTCGACTACTCCGAGGCCGACGACGACCAGCGTGAGCATGTCGAGGCGGCGACCGCCCGCCTGGCCGCCGCAGGCCGCGCGGTCGAGGTGGTGCCGCTGGTGGCCGACATGGACGCGGGGCGGTCGATGGCCGAGGCCGCACCGTTCTTGCCTGCGCCCGGTGAGAACCCGCTGGCCACGCTCGTCTACACGTCGGGCAGCACCGGCGCCCCGAAAGGGGCCATGTACACCACCGATCTGATGACGCGGCTGTGGCAGCGGCCGCGCAGCCCATCGCTGGACATCGGTATCGAGATCCCCGCGATCCACCTGCAGTACATGCCCCTGAGCCATGTGTACGGGATGGCCTGGCTGATCTCGACGTTGACCTCGGGCGGCATCGGCTATTTCGCGGCCAAGAGCGACATGTCGACCCTGTTCGACGACATCACGCTGGTACGGCCCACCGCGCTGAACCTGGTGCCGCGGGTGTGTGACATGTTCTTCCGCCGCTACCGCAAGGAACTCGACCAGCGCACCGCGGCCGAACCCACCGCGGCGGATCTGGAGGAGACCGTCAAGGCCGAACTGCGCGAGGACTTTCTCGGCGGCCGGGTGATCTCGGCGATGTGCGGCAGCGCACCGCTGTCGAAAGACATGCACGCGTTCGTCGAATCGCTACTGGACACCGCCGTCAGCGATGGCTACGGGTCCACCGAGAACGGCGGCGGCATCATGCGCAACGGCGTGGTGCAGCGCCCACCGGTCACCGAATACAAACTCGTCGACGTACCCGAACTCGGCTACGCCACCACCGACAAGCCGCACCCGCGCGGCGAGCTGTACCTCAAGACCACCACCCTGATTCCCGGCTATTACAAGCACCCCGAACTGTCCGCCGATATCTTCGATGCCGACGGCTTCTACAAGACCGGGGACGTGATGGCCGAGATCGGCCCGGATCACCTTGTGTACCTGGACCGCCGCAACAACGTCATCAAGCTGTCACAGGGCGAGTTCGTGGCGGTCTCCAACCTGGAGGCGAGCTACTCGACCAGCCCTTACATCCGGCAGATCTACATCTACGGCAGCAGCGATCAACCGTTCCTGCTCGCCGTGATCGTGCCGAACGCCGACGGTGTGGGAGCGGGTGACGCCCGGTCGCTGATCACCAACTCACTGCAGCACATCGCCGCCGAGAATCACCTCAATCCCTATGAGATTCCTCGGGATTTCCTGCTGGAACCCGAGCCCTTCACGCGCGACAACGGTCTGCTCTCCGGGGTGGGCAAACTGCTGCGCCCGGCACTGAAGCGCCACTACCAGGACCGCTTGGACGCGATATACGCGGAAATCACCGCCGGGCAGGACAATCAGCTCGACGCGCTACGCGCCGCGAGCCGTCATCAACCCACCATCGAGACCGTGCGAGGTGCGGCCGCCGCGACGCTCGGCCTGGAAACCGGCGGACTGGACCTGCCTGCCGACGCCAAATTCATCGACCTGGGCGGTGATTCGCTGTCGGCGTTCTCGTTCGCGACGCTGCTGGAGGGGATCTTCAGCATCGATGTGCCGGTGCAGACCATCGTGAGCCCCACCGCGACGCTGACCACCACGGCCGAGTATGTCGATGGTGAACGCCAATCCGCCTCTACCCGGCCCACTTTCGCGTCGGTGCACGGTCGCGATGCCGAGGTGGCCAAGGCGACAGATCTGACCCTGGACAAGTTCATCGACGCGGCCACCCTCGCCGCCGCACCGACTCTGCCCGCCCCGAGTGCCACCGTGAACACGGTGCTGATGACGGGTGCGAACGGCTATCTCGGCCGATTTCTGTGCCTGGACTGGCTGGAACGCCTCGCCCCCACCGGCGGCCGGCTGATCTGCCTGGCGCGGGGCGCGGATCCGATCGCCGCGCGGCAACGCATCGAGGCGGCCATCGACTCCGGCGACGAGACGTTGTCCAAACGCTTCCGCGAACTGGCCGACAAACATCTCGAGGTCCTGGTCGGCGACGTGGGTGCGGCCAATCTCGGCGTCGACACGGCGACATGGAAGCGGCTGGCGGACTCGGTCGACCTGATCGTGCATTCCGCTGCGCTGGTCAATCACGTTCTGCCGTATAGCCAATTGTTCGGGCCGAATGCCGTCGGCACCGCCGAGATCATCAAGCTCGCGATCACCGACCGGCTCAAAGGAGTGAACTACATCTCCACAGTCGCGGTGACCGCCCTGCCCGACGGCACCTATGTCGGCGAGGATGTCGATGTGCGGGCAGCCAGCCCGGCCCGGTCCCTGGGCGCGGCGTACGCCGGTGGTTACGCGACGAGCAAGTGGGCCGGCGAAGTCCTGCTGCGCGAGGCGAACGATCTCTGCGGGCTACCCGTCACGGTGTTCCGCTCGGACATGATCCTGGCGCACAGCACATATTCGGGTCAGGTCAATGTCACCGACATGTTCACCCGGCTGATCTTCAGCATCGTCGCGACCGGCCTGGCGCCCAAGTCGTTCTACACCCTCGACGCTGCGGGCAACCGGCAGCGGGCCCATTACGACGGGCTGCCCGCGGATTTCACCTCGGCGGCCATCACCGCACTTGGGGCCGCGAGCACCACCGGCTACCACACCTACAACGTGCTCAACACCCACGACGACGGGATCTCCCTCGACGAATTCGTCGACTGGCTCATCGCGCAGGGACTTCCCATCGAACGCATCGACGACTACGACGAGTGGCGCGAGCGATTCGAGGAGGCCATGAAGGCGCTGCCCGAGGACCAGCGCAAGAACTCGGTGCTGCCCTTGATGAGCGCGTACGCGCACCCGGCGCCACCGACCGGCGGGGTTGCGATGCCGGCCGAAAAGTTCCGCGCGGCAGTGCAATCCGCCGGCATCGGGGCCGGCCGCGATGTCCCCCACCTGTCCGAGGAGCTGATCGCCAAGTACATCGCCGATCTGCGCCAGCTCGGCCTGTTGCACGACGCGGGGTAG
- a CDS encoding fatty acyl-AMP ligase, translated as MAFEAPEGLLRIEDCLDAHGDVVLPPGVHLISLIERNIANVGDTVAYRYLDHGRSDGETTELTWTQLGVRLRAIGAQLQQITARGERVAILAPQGLEYIAGFFAAIKAGMIAVPLFAPELQGHAERLETALLDARPAVILTTTAAYAAVAEFLGTLQPERRPHVVCIDEIPDAAGETFQSVVIDADDVSHLQYTSGSTRPPVGIEITHRAVGTNLLQMILSIDLLDRNTHGVSWLPLYHDMGLSMIGFPAVYGGHSTLMSPTAFIRRPQRWIRALSDESRNSRVITAAPNFAYEWTAQRGLPAPGDDIDLSNVVLIIGSEPVSIGAITTFNKAFAPYGLPATAFKPSYGIAEATLFVSTIAPQEQAAATYFDREQLAAGRAVRVAADAVGAVAHVACGQIARSLQAAIVDPATAAELPDGSVGEIWLQGNNIGRGYWGLPEESRQTFGAELRTRLASGHTDGADPARPWLRTGDLGVYLDGELYVTGRMADLIVIAAGQHYPQDIEATVADASPIVRRGHVTAFAIPGTENSSEDTELVIIAERATGTGRSDPQPAVEAIRAAVSNRHGLSAADVKFVPAGAIPRTTSGKLARRACRAQYLAGELAG; from the coding sequence ATGGCTTTTGAGGCACCGGAAGGTCTGTTGCGGATCGAGGATTGCCTCGACGCTCACGGCGATGTCGTCCTGCCTCCGGGGGTACACCTGATCTCCCTGATCGAACGCAACATCGCCAATGTCGGCGACACCGTCGCCTACCGGTACCTCGACCACGGCCGTTCGGACGGCGAGACCACCGAGCTGACCTGGACCCAACTCGGTGTCCGGTTGCGTGCCATCGGAGCGCAGCTGCAACAGATCACGGCCCGCGGTGAGCGCGTCGCGATCCTCGCGCCGCAGGGCCTCGAGTACATCGCCGGGTTCTTCGCCGCGATCAAGGCGGGCATGATCGCGGTCCCATTGTTCGCCCCGGAACTGCAAGGCCACGCCGAACGACTGGAGACCGCGTTGCTCGACGCGCGGCCCGCGGTGATCCTGACGACGACGGCCGCATACGCCGCGGTCGCCGAGTTCCTCGGGACGCTGCAGCCCGAGCGGCGTCCGCATGTCGTGTGCATCGACGAGATTCCCGACGCGGCAGGGGAGACGTTCCAATCGGTGGTGATCGACGCCGACGACGTTTCGCATCTGCAGTACACCTCGGGATCGACGCGACCGCCGGTCGGCATCGAGATCACGCACCGCGCGGTCGGCACCAATCTGCTGCAGATGATCCTGTCGATCGATCTGCTCGATCGAAACACCCACGGCGTCAGCTGGTTACCGCTCTATCACGATATGGGACTGTCGATGATCGGCTTTCCCGCCGTCTACGGCGGGCATTCCACGTTGATGTCGCCGACCGCGTTCATCCGGCGGCCGCAGCGGTGGATCCGCGCGCTGTCCGACGAATCGCGGAACAGTCGGGTGATCACCGCGGCACCCAACTTCGCCTATGAGTGGACGGCGCAACGGGGTCTGCCCGCGCCGGGCGACGACATCGATCTGAGCAACGTGGTGTTGATCATCGGCTCCGAACCGGTGAGCATCGGCGCCATCACCACCTTCAACAAGGCGTTCGCGCCATATGGGTTGCCCGCCACGGCCTTCAAGCCCTCGTACGGGATCGCCGAGGCGACCCTGTTCGTGTCGACCATCGCCCCGCAGGAGCAAGCCGCCGCCACTTACTTCGACCGCGAGCAGCTCGCGGCCGGCCGTGCCGTGCGCGTCGCGGCCGATGCGGTCGGCGCGGTTGCGCACGTGGCGTGCGGCCAGATCGCGCGCAGCCTGCAGGCCGCGATCGTCGACCCGGCGACCGCCGCGGAATTGCCTGATGGCTCGGTCGGTGAGATCTGGTTGCAGGGCAACAACATCGGGCGCGGCTACTGGGGGCTGCCGGAGGAATCACGGCAGACGTTCGGTGCCGAACTGCGGACGCGTCTTGCGAGCGGTCACACCGACGGTGCGGACCCGGCACGTCCGTGGCTGCGCACCGGCGACCTCGGGGTGTACCTCGACGGCGAACTCTATGTCACCGGCCGGATGGCCGATCTCATCGTCATCGCCGCCGGTCAGCACTACCCGCAGGACATCGAGGCGACCGTAGCCGACGCCTCGCCGATCGTCCGGCGTGGGCACGTCACCGCATTCGCCATACCCGGCACCGAAAACTCTTCGGAGGACACTGAACTGGTGATCATCGCCGAACGTGCCACCGGAACCGGGCGCAGCGACCCGCAGCCCGCGGTCGAGGCGATCCGGGCCGCGGTGAGCAACCGGCACGGACTGTCGGCCGCCGATGTGAAGTTCGTCCCGGCCGGTGCGATCCCGCGCACCACCAGTGGCAAGCTCGCCCGCCGCGCCTGCCGCGCGCAGTATCTGGCGGGCGAGCTCGCCGGATAG
- a CDS encoding M6 family metalloprotease domain-containing protein: MTTKPFREPSEATHHRAVDAIATGDVRPNHNEHSVIARYSDFCAVGPSPELRDRWAAELQRVKKRGTRAETNALGLERKPRRLGFDDGVIIPPEEFPLGTPVSVISRAAADRAPLRGTVRVIVVLVQFSDKAMGNDANHFRDLFFSTGVLPHGSVKEYYNEVTNGLVSLSGDVVGPYQMPQTLAWYANNNYGIGKGGGAFRSPQLAHDAAVAADPDVNFGPYDNDGNGFVDAFIVVHAGQGAEVTGNAGDIWSHKSTLSTAYSTDNTKIYGYLTIPEDAKIGVCAHELGHLLFGFPDLYDTDYTSEGIGNWCLMAGGSWNGGGDVPAHPSAWCKANQGWASVTSITANGSVSIPDVKTSHNLLRLWKDGTAGPEYFLVENRQRTGFDADLPGDGLLAWHIDENQPGNTDENHYKVALLQADGNRDLELNHNRGDAGDPYPGSSNNTSLTAGSTPNTKSYAGQDTCVSITSISPSGPTMTATISVHCGKTLVKDLKDGPKDLKDGPKDVKDLRKDTKELAKDLKDGRKDLKDGPKDVKDLRKDIKESLKDSKDAAKEGKDLKEGAGDKPFDRPGGGDLGGGGFGAGADYYDADSGAGYDRIGELEARVAALEATVAAGAAQPFIGSDLRPDLIGGPAADQGNLTGRMASADPSAKREFDTAPC; the protein is encoded by the coding sequence ATGACTACCAAACCGTTTCGGGAGCCCTCCGAGGCCACCCATCACCGCGCTGTCGACGCGATCGCCACCGGCGACGTCCGACCCAACCACAACGAGCACTCCGTCATCGCCCGCTACAGCGACTTCTGTGCCGTCGGTCCGAGCCCAGAACTTCGCGACCGCTGGGCCGCCGAGCTTCAACGCGTCAAGAAACGCGGGACGCGTGCCGAGACCAATGCCCTGGGCCTGGAACGAAAACCACGCCGCCTCGGTTTCGACGACGGCGTGATCATCCCTCCGGAGGAGTTCCCGCTCGGCACGCCGGTCAGCGTCATCAGCCGCGCGGCTGCCGACCGGGCTCCGCTGCGCGGCACCGTCCGGGTGATCGTCGTGCTCGTCCAGTTCTCCGACAAAGCGATGGGCAACGACGCAAACCACTTCCGCGATCTGTTCTTCTCCACCGGCGTGCTGCCGCACGGCAGCGTCAAGGAGTACTACAACGAGGTCACCAACGGCCTGGTGTCACTGTCGGGTGACGTCGTCGGTCCGTACCAGATGCCGCAGACGCTCGCGTGGTACGCCAACAACAACTACGGAATCGGCAAGGGCGGCGGTGCCTTTCGCTCGCCGCAGCTCGCGCACGACGCGGCGGTGGCAGCCGATCCCGACGTGAACTTCGGGCCGTACGACAACGACGGCAACGGCTTTGTCGACGCTTTCATCGTCGTGCATGCGGGACAGGGCGCGGAGGTCACCGGCAACGCGGGTGACATCTGGTCACACAAGTCGACGCTGTCCACCGCCTACAGCACTGACAACACCAAAATCTATGGCTACCTGACCATTCCGGAGGACGCCAAGATCGGGGTGTGCGCCCACGAGCTGGGCCACCTGCTGTTCGGATTCCCCGACCTCTATGACACCGACTACACCTCGGAAGGCATCGGTAACTGGTGCCTGATGGCCGGTGGCAGTTGGAACGGCGGCGGTGATGTACCGGCTCACCCGTCTGCGTGGTGCAAAGCGAACCAGGGATGGGCCTCGGTAACCAGCATCACCGCCAATGGCTCGGTGAGCATCCCCGACGTCAAGACGAGCCACAATCTCCTGCGGCTGTGGAAGGACGGCACCGCGGGACCGGAGTACTTCCTCGTCGAAAACCGCCAACGCACCGGCTTCGACGCCGACCTGCCCGGCGACGGTCTGCTCGCCTGGCACATCGACGAGAACCAGCCCGGCAACACCGACGAGAACCACTACAAGGTCGCCCTGCTGCAAGCCGACGGCAACCGTGACCTGGAGTTGAACCACAATCGCGGCGACGCCGGCGACCCCTACCCGGGCAGTAGCAACAACACGTCGCTGACGGCTGGCTCCACGCCGAACACGAAGTCGTACGCCGGCCAGGACACCTGTGTTTCGATCACCAGCATCTCGCCTTCCGGGCCGACGATGACAGCGACGATCAGCGTTCACTGCGGCAAGACCCTGGTGAAGGATCTGAAAGACGGTCCGAAGGATCTGAAAGACGGGCCCAAGGACGTCAAGGACCTCCGCAAGGACACCAAGGAGCTGGCCAAAGACCTCAAAGACGGCCGCAAAGATCTCAAGGACGGCCCCAAGGACGTCAAAGACCTCCGCAAGGACATCAAGGAGAGCCTCAAGGACAGCAAGGACGCCGCGAAGGAAGGCAAGGACCTCAAAGAGGGTGCCGGCGACAAGCCGTTCGATCGGCCCGGTGGCGGTGACCTCGGCGGTGGCGGCTTCGGAGCCGGTGCCGATTACTACGACGCCGATTCCGGTGCGGGATACGACCGGATCGGCGAACTGGAAGCGCGCGTGGCGGCCCTGGAGGCCACTGTCGCCGCCGGAGCGGCCCAGCCGTTCATCGGCAGCGATCTGCGTCCCGACCTGATCGGTGGACCCGCCGCCGACCAGGGCAACCTGACCGGTCGCATGGCCTCGGCAGACCCGAGTGCCAAGCGAGAGTTCGACACCGCGCCGTGCTGA
- a CDS encoding extracellular catalytic domain type 1 short-chain-length polyhydroxyalkanoate depolymerase, with protein sequence MRLAFGRIGPMIATAVVMVAALAPGATAYASPAPWAAAQIDVGGLARSYELHVPAGVDHPSGLVVNLHAAGATGRDQAALTHYDAVADAHGFIVVYPDGIDMSWADGRGASVPDRQGVDDVGFISALVDQLVAEYHVDRGRVFATGLSAGGFMANRLACDRPDLFAAIAPVAGTLGVNAGCSPSRPVSVLGTYGTADPIVPFDGGTMTGRGGPSDILSAPALIDRWRQVNGCPAASAPDELPSTGDGTGTQRITYAPCAQGTAVVFMRVDGGGHTWPGAPEILPAQAVGPATHGFDASEESWQFFDSHAR encoded by the coding sequence ATGCGGCTCGCCTTCGGACGTATCGGCCCGATGATTGCCACTGCCGTCGTGATGGTTGCGGCGCTTGCCCCGGGGGCGACGGCGTACGCCTCTCCTGCGCCCTGGGCGGCGGCCCAGATCGACGTCGGCGGATTGGCCCGCAGCTACGAGCTGCACGTCCCGGCCGGGGTCGATCACCCTTCCGGCCTGGTGGTGAATCTGCACGCCGCGGGGGCGACGGGCCGTGACCAGGCGGCGCTGACCCACTACGACGCGGTCGCCGACGCCCACGGTTTCATCGTGGTGTATCCCGACGGCATCGACATGAGCTGGGCCGACGGGCGCGGGGCCTCGGTGCCCGACCGGCAAGGCGTCGACGACGTCGGATTCATCTCCGCCCTGGTCGACCAACTGGTCGCCGAGTATCACGTGGACCGGGGCCGGGTGTTCGCGACCGGTTTGTCGGCCGGTGGCTTCATGGCCAACCGGCTGGCATGTGACCGCCCGGACTTGTTCGCCGCGATCGCCCCGGTCGCAGGCACCCTCGGCGTCAACGCGGGCTGCAGCCCGTCGCGGCCGGTGTCGGTGCTGGGCACGTACGGAACCGCGGATCCGATCGTGCCGTTCGACGGCGGCACGATGACCGGTCGCGGCGGACCGAGCGACATCCTGTCCGCACCGGCGCTGATCGACCGGTGGCGCCAGGTGAACGGCTGCCCGGCCGCGTCCGCGCCGGACGAGCTTCCTTCGACCGGCGACGGCACGGGCACGCAACGCATCACTTACGCGCCGTGCGCCCAGGGCACGGCCGTGGTGTTCATGCGGGTCGACGGCGGCGGCCACACCTGGCCCGGCGCCCCGGAGATCCTGCCCGCGCAGGCGGTCGGGCCGGCCACCCACGGGTTCGACGCCTCCGAGGAGTCGTGGCAGTTCTTCGACAGCCACGCGAGGTAG